Proteins encoded within one genomic window of Rhododendron vialii isolate Sample 1 chromosome 1a, ASM3025357v1:
- the LOC131306616 gene encoding protein SMALL AUXIN UP-REGULATED RNA 51-like — protein MASATKNVNKISQIVRLKQVMQRWKHASLDRLSSLSPSSSRSDRFDYDSDSTGPGRRGRVTPPGRLAVYAGPERRRFVIPTRYLNLPVFLSLLDRAEEEFGFQTNGGLVLPCEAEFFAGVVELLERDEQRYGVFGLDDFVEMFSDVGFSSCKERENSCGYGFRPLLQKTKG, from the coding sequence ATGGCCTCCGCCACAAAAAACGTCAACAAAATCAGCCAAATCGTGAGACTAAAACAGGTAATGCAACGATGGAAGCACGCGAGCCTCGACCgcctctcctccctctccccctcctcctcccgCTCGGACCGCTTCGACTACGACTCCGACTCAACCGGACCCGGCCGCCGTGGCCGGGTCACCCCTCCCGGCCGCCTCGCCGTCTACGCGGGCCCCGAACGGCGCCGCTTCGTGATCCCCACCCGGTACCTCAACCTCCCCGTCTTTCTCTCCCTCCTCGACCGGGCCGAGGAGGAGTTCGGGTTCCAGACCAACGGCGGCCTTGTCCTGCCATGCGAGGCCGAGTTCTTCGCGGGAGTGGTGGAGCTTCTGGAGAGAGACGAGCAGAGGTACGGCGTTTTCGGGCTCGACGATTTCGTGGAGATGTTTTCCGACGTGGGTTTTAGTTCTTGCAAGGAAAGAGAGAATAGTTGTGGATATGGGTTCAGGCCGTTGTTGCAGAAAACCAAGGGTTGA